CAGAAATATCCCATGGATCACGGAGCGCGACCCGGACCGGAAAACAATGGTGGCACGGTACTGCTCACCGGGCTCCCGAGTTCGGGTAAAACCACGCTGGCCCATGCCGCCCGCGGCCTGCTGGCCGAGCGCGGGCACGCCGCCGAGGTGCTGGACGGCGACGACGTCCGCCGCCGGCTCTGGCCCGAACTGGGCCTGTCCCGGGCGGATCGGGCCCGGAATCTCGGCCGGATCACCACGGTCGCGGCGCTACTGGCCCGGTACGGCGTCGTCGTCCTCGTCGCGGCCATCGCGCCCTATGCCGACGACCGGGCACGGATGCGTGCGCAACACGCCGAGCAGGGTCTCGCCTTCCTGGAGGTCCACGTCGCGACGCCGCTGCCGGTCTGCCGGGAGCGTGACGTCAAGGGCTTGTACGCCCGCCGGGAACGCGGGGAGC
This DNA window, taken from Nocardia sp. BMG111209, encodes the following:
- the cysC gene encoding adenylyl-sulfate kinase → MDHGARPGPENNGGTVLLTGLPSSGKTTLAHAARGLLAERGHAAEVLDGDDVRRRLWPELGLSRADRARNLGRITTVAALLARYGVVVLVAAIAPYADDRARMRAQHAEQGLAFLEVHVATPLPVCRERDVKGLYARRERGELTELTGIDGVYEVPVSPHLLLDTSDETVSGSADRVVALLTACRLVELPTAGR